From a region of the Solanum stenotomum isolate F172 chromosome 2, ASM1918654v1, whole genome shotgun sequence genome:
- the LOC125855954 gene encoding uncharacterized protein LOC125855954, translating into MPTRRVEEKNVNDGVPPQGPQGDQVPQKNKVLVDPPVMTNKEIRSAFLTLAQAMTAQVSQDVGTRVNANESTMALRLRDFVRMNPPIFLGSRVGDNPQEFLDEVYKIVNAVGLTSREKAELASYQLKEVSQVWFTQWKNSNSPLDASPIEWEELKGAFLGRYFPLEKREFKSKLKRKNRELRRGRSDEQGQPRVKKRAPNQDSSSAPKVNQEKSDGSQFSKPLCTTFGKRHHGKCLAGTNGCYGCGKCDHQVRNCPTLTARGREAK; encoded by the exons ATGCCCACAAGGAGAGTGGAAGAGAAGAATGTGAATGatggagttcctccccaaggtcctcaaggtgACCAAGTGCCTCAAAAGAATAAAGTTCTGGTGGATCCCCCGGTCATGACCAATAAAGAGATTAGGTCAGCTTTTCTAACCCTagcccaagccatgacggctcaagtTAGTCAAGATGTGGGGactagggtgaatgctaatgagagTACCATGGCCTTaaggttgagagactttgtgaggatgaatcctccgataTTTCTTGGTTCTAGAGTGGGAGATAATCCCCAAGAATTCTTGGATGAAGTATATAAGATAGTCAATGCTGTGGGGCTAACTTCTAGGGAGAAAGCGGAGTTGGCctcctatcaattgaaagagGTTTCCCAAGtgtggttcactcaatggaaaaATAGCAATAGTCCTTTAGATGCAagtcctatagaatgggaggagcTTAAGGGAGCGTTCCTTGGTAGGTACTTTCCTCTTGAGAAGAGGGAGTTTAAG tccaaacttaagaggaagAATAGGGAGTTGAGGAGGGGTAGAtccgatgagcaaggtcaacctaggGTCAAGAAGAGAGCTCcaaaccaagattcttcaagtgctcctaaggttaACCAAGAGAAGAGTGATGGATCTCAATTTTCTAAACCTCTTTGCACCACTTTTGGGAAGAGGCATcatgggaagtgcctagccggtactaatgggtgctatggttgtggaaagtGTGATCATCAAGTGAGAAATTGTCCTACTCTTACGGCTAGAGGAAGGGAGGCCAAATAA